A stretch of Triticum aestivum cultivar Chinese Spring chromosome 1D, IWGSC CS RefSeq v2.1, whole genome shotgun sequence DNA encodes these proteins:
- the LOC123163789 gene encoding ankyrin-1 isoform X1 — MAPPFVYARSSGDGTAHDAALRAAFYGDLRRLRGAVKSLADPRAVFSFFNKGGLGVLHLAPVRGHIEVCKYLVEELRGDVNAPAPGVGDFAGVTPFMTSVQSDDVSTVKYLLDRGGDLTKADGKGRTVLHHAATVGSCKVTEFLLSKGVPVDIHYGYGTPLHLAATNEQDKIVKILLEHHADANTSVTSLGSALMGALLCRSLKCMKLLIKGGADVNRMTSLLMTPLVFTAGRKDYTNFMQFLLKAGADPNIPDGFGRLPIEHAARRDCMEQVEMLFPLNSPIPSIPNWSIDGIISYEKFESAKPLDQRHLERAKAIFKSQADYAFRLKDYKFASKSYDLAIDAAPSATLYANRSLCKLMLDDGEGALSDALSCRMLRPNWAKACYRQAAAHMLLKEYKQACDALLDAQKLDPGNIEVERELRKARELMKAPDEADK, encoded by the exons ATGGCGCCGCCGTTCGTCTACGCCCGCAGCTCCGGCGACGGCACGG CTCACGACGCGGCCCTGCGAGCGGCCTTCTACGGCGACCTCCGGCGTCTCAGAG GTGCTGTAAAGAGTCTTGCTGACCCAAGGGCGGTCTTCTCTTTTTTCAACAAGGGTGGCCTTGGTGTGCTGCACCTCGCACCCGTCAGAGGGCATATTGAAGTTTGCAAGTACTTGGTGGAGGAACTGAGAGGAGATGTGAATGCTCCTGCTCCTGGAGTTGGAG ACTTTGCAGGCGTGACACCCTTTATGACATCTGTTCAGTCCGACGATGTTTCAACTGTGAAGTATTTGCTTGATCGTGGCGGTGACCTAACTAAAGCAGATGGTAAAGGACGCACTGTTCTCCATCATGCAGCAACCGTAG GAAGCTGTAAGGTTACTGAGTTCCTACTTTCAAAAGGAGTACCTGTTGACATACACTATGGCTATGGTACACCACTCCATCTAGCTGCTACCAATGAACAAGATAAAATAGTGAAGATTTTGTTGGAACACCATGCAGAT GCTAACACCAGTGTCACCAGTTTGGGTTCTGCGTTGATGGGTGCTCTTTTATGCCGTTCATTGAAGTGCATGAAGCTGCTGATTAAG GGTGGTGCTGATGTCAATCGGATGACCTCACTTCTGATGACTCCGTTAGTGTTCACTGCAGGGCGCAAAGACTACACCAACTTTATGCAATTTCTGTTAAAGGCAGGAGCGGATCCTAATATTcctgatggt TTTGGTAGGTTACCAATAGAGCATGCTGCTCGACGTGACTGTATGGAACAAGTTGAAATGCTGTTTCCTTTGAATTCCCCAATTCCATCTATCCCAAACTGGAGTATAGATGGAATCATCTCATATGAAAAATTTGAAAGTGCAAAGCCACTG GATCAGAGGCACCTTGAGCGAGCAAAAGCTATATTCAAGTCACAGGCAGATTATGCATTCAGGCTGAAGGACTATAAGTTCGCATCAAAATCATATGATCTG GCAATAGATGCCGCACCGAGTGCAACATTGTACGCAAACAGGAGTCTTTGTAAACTGATGTTGGACGATGGTGAAGGTGCTCTGTCAGACGCTCTCAGCTGCAGAATGCTGCGACCTAACTGGGCAAAAGCTTGCTACCGTCAGGCTGCAGCTCACATGCTTCTCAAA GAGTATAAGCAAGCTTGTGACGCTCTCCTGGATGCTCAAAAATTAGATCCTGGAAACATAGAGGTGGAGAGAGAGCTACG GAAAGCCAGGGAATTAATGAAAGCTCCTGATGAAGCTGACAAGTGA
- the LOC123163789 gene encoding ankyrin-1 isoform X2: MAPPFVYARSSGDGTGAVKSLADPRAVFSFFNKGGLGVLHLAPVRGHIEVCKYLVEELRGDVNAPAPGVGDFAGVTPFMTSVQSDDVSTVKYLLDRGGDLTKADGKGRTVLHHAATVGSCKVTEFLLSKGVPVDIHYGYGTPLHLAATNEQDKIVKILLEHHADANTSVTSLGSALMGALLCRSLKCMKLLIKGGADVNRMTSLLMTPLVFTAGRKDYTNFMQFLLKAGADPNIPDGFGRLPIEHAARRDCMEQVEMLFPLNSPIPSIPNWSIDGIISYEKFESAKPLDQRHLERAKAIFKSQADYAFRLKDYKFASKSYDLAIDAAPSATLYANRSLCKLMLDDGEGALSDALSCRMLRPNWAKACYRQAAAHMLLKEYKQACDALLDAQKLDPGNIEVERELRKARELMKAPDEADK, translated from the exons ATGGCGCCGCCGTTCGTCTACGCCCGCAGCTCCGGCGACGGCACGG GTGCTGTAAAGAGTCTTGCTGACCCAAGGGCGGTCTTCTCTTTTTTCAACAAGGGTGGCCTTGGTGTGCTGCACCTCGCACCCGTCAGAGGGCATATTGAAGTTTGCAAGTACTTGGTGGAGGAACTGAGAGGAGATGTGAATGCTCCTGCTCCTGGAGTTGGAG ACTTTGCAGGCGTGACACCCTTTATGACATCTGTTCAGTCCGACGATGTTTCAACTGTGAAGTATTTGCTTGATCGTGGCGGTGACCTAACTAAAGCAGATGGTAAAGGACGCACTGTTCTCCATCATGCAGCAACCGTAG GAAGCTGTAAGGTTACTGAGTTCCTACTTTCAAAAGGAGTACCTGTTGACATACACTATGGCTATGGTACACCACTCCATCTAGCTGCTACCAATGAACAAGATAAAATAGTGAAGATTTTGTTGGAACACCATGCAGAT GCTAACACCAGTGTCACCAGTTTGGGTTCTGCGTTGATGGGTGCTCTTTTATGCCGTTCATTGAAGTGCATGAAGCTGCTGATTAAG GGTGGTGCTGATGTCAATCGGATGACCTCACTTCTGATGACTCCGTTAGTGTTCACTGCAGGGCGCAAAGACTACACCAACTTTATGCAATTTCTGTTAAAGGCAGGAGCGGATCCTAATATTcctgatggt TTTGGTAGGTTACCAATAGAGCATGCTGCTCGACGTGACTGTATGGAACAAGTTGAAATGCTGTTTCCTTTGAATTCCCCAATTCCATCTATCCCAAACTGGAGTATAGATGGAATCATCTCATATGAAAAATTTGAAAGTGCAAAGCCACTG GATCAGAGGCACCTTGAGCGAGCAAAAGCTATATTCAAGTCACAGGCAGATTATGCATTCAGGCTGAAGGACTATAAGTTCGCATCAAAATCATATGATCTG GCAATAGATGCCGCACCGAGTGCAACATTGTACGCAAACAGGAGTCTTTGTAAACTGATGTTGGACGATGGTGAAGGTGCTCTGTCAGACGCTCTCAGCTGCAGAATGCTGCGACCTAACTGGGCAAAAGCTTGCTACCGTCAGGCTGCAGCTCACATGCTTCTCAAA GAGTATAAGCAAGCTTGTGACGCTCTCCTGGATGCTCAAAAATTAGATCCTGGAAACATAGAGGTGGAGAGAGAGCTACG GAAAGCCAGGGAATTAATGAAAGCTCCTGATGAAGCTGACAAGTGA
- the LOC123163789 gene encoding serine/threonine-protein phosphatase 6 regulatory ankyrin repeat subunit C isoform X3: MAPPFVYARSSGDGTAHDAALRAAFYGDLRRLRGAVKSLADPRAVFSFFNKGGLGVLHLAPVRGHIEVCKYLVEELRGDVNAPAPGVGDFAGVTPFMTSVQSDDVSTVKYLLDRGGDLTKADGKGRTVLHHAATVGSCKVTEFLLSKGVPVDIHYGYGTPLHLAATNEQDKIVKILLEHHADANTSVTSLGSALMGALLCRSLKCMKLLIKGGADVNRMTSLLMTPLVFTAGRKDYTNFMQFLLKAGADPNIPDGDQRHLERAKAIFKSQADYAFRLKDYKFASKSYDLAIDAAPSATLYANRSLCKLMLDDGEGALSDALSCRMLRPNWAKACYRQAAAHMLLKEYKQACDALLDAQKLDPGNIEVERELRKARELMKAPDEADK, encoded by the exons ATGGCGCCGCCGTTCGTCTACGCCCGCAGCTCCGGCGACGGCACGG CTCACGACGCGGCCCTGCGAGCGGCCTTCTACGGCGACCTCCGGCGTCTCAGAG GTGCTGTAAAGAGTCTTGCTGACCCAAGGGCGGTCTTCTCTTTTTTCAACAAGGGTGGCCTTGGTGTGCTGCACCTCGCACCCGTCAGAGGGCATATTGAAGTTTGCAAGTACTTGGTGGAGGAACTGAGAGGAGATGTGAATGCTCCTGCTCCTGGAGTTGGAG ACTTTGCAGGCGTGACACCCTTTATGACATCTGTTCAGTCCGACGATGTTTCAACTGTGAAGTATTTGCTTGATCGTGGCGGTGACCTAACTAAAGCAGATGGTAAAGGACGCACTGTTCTCCATCATGCAGCAACCGTAG GAAGCTGTAAGGTTACTGAGTTCCTACTTTCAAAAGGAGTACCTGTTGACATACACTATGGCTATGGTACACCACTCCATCTAGCTGCTACCAATGAACAAGATAAAATAGTGAAGATTTTGTTGGAACACCATGCAGAT GCTAACACCAGTGTCACCAGTTTGGGTTCTGCGTTGATGGGTGCTCTTTTATGCCGTTCATTGAAGTGCATGAAGCTGCTGATTAAG GGTGGTGCTGATGTCAATCGGATGACCTCACTTCTGATGACTCCGTTAGTGTTCACTGCAGGGCGCAAAGACTACACCAACTTTATGCAATTTCTGTTAAAGGCAGGAGCGGATCCTAATATTcctgatggt GATCAGAGGCACCTTGAGCGAGCAAAAGCTATATTCAAGTCACAGGCAGATTATGCATTCAGGCTGAAGGACTATAAGTTCGCATCAAAATCATATGATCTG GCAATAGATGCCGCACCGAGTGCAACATTGTACGCAAACAGGAGTCTTTGTAAACTGATGTTGGACGATGGTGAAGGTGCTCTGTCAGACGCTCTCAGCTGCAGAATGCTGCGACCTAACTGGGCAAAAGCTTGCTACCGTCAGGCTGCAGCTCACATGCTTCTCAAA GAGTATAAGCAAGCTTGTGACGCTCTCCTGGATGCTCAAAAATTAGATCCTGGAAACATAGAGGTGGAGAGAGAGCTACG GAAAGCCAGGGAATTAATGAAAGCTCCTGATGAAGCTGACAAGTGA